Proteins encoded by one window of Anopheles maculipalpis chromosome 2RL, idAnoMacuDA_375_x, whole genome shotgun sequence:
- the LOC126568214 gene encoding uncharacterized protein LOC126568214 codes for MDNIDDVETLCRICSCPGSHNIFARIPAYCHEHYREYARWKQPIFQLIAEVTGIKVTINDGLPKRICVLCISYLKHAYTFRQQAIDNMASLLAASYLSNSLPKAKDPSVDNERVIGRDEIISTEDGTAYRSVNLTSATNTRNVTKPPTKKPAIMHRFVAKPPNNNVEEELVEPSSGLFGYREKEFIEDDVMELDGLQEHGVSFALPEDYKEKKCFACRKRFMFSETYAQHLTECLLYKLTEAIRSLYHIMYLREQSAISAFEFIRRAVFTVRKCNRLVQSYDGELDEDVAAGETVDTGNDNIDVPGMGTKSPTEFLPAQAYTRVELDSLSDSGSSGSPKTKPTLPDPTHFYRTGMNNHQLLSAGSMMGQHPIVLRTPESFVLHTNVDIIKNRLTKSGPEEVNESNVSDRYKTIKCKQCEARFCTISHLDEHTIKVHQRRV; via the exons ATGGATAATATTGACGATGTCGAAACGCTGTGCCGTATCTGTTCGTGTCCCGGGTCGCACAATATTTTCGCACGCATACCAGCCTACTGCCATGAACACTATCGAGAATATGCTCGCTGGAAGCAGCCCATTTTTCAGCTGATAGCAGAAGTTACCGGCATTAAG GTAACAATAAACGATGGCTTACCGAAGCGAATATGCGTCCTCTGCATTTCGTATCTCAAGCACGCGTATACCTTCCGGCAACAGGCAATTGACAATATGGCAAGTTTGCTAGCTGCTAGCTATCTGTCCAACAGCCTACCGAAAGCCAAAGATCCATCGGTCGACAACGAACGGGTGATAGGCCGAGATGAAATCATTTCCACCGAGGATGGTACTGCATACCGGTCCGTTAATTTGACCAGCGCAACGAACACACGAAACGTCACAAAACCACCCACAAAGAAGCCGGCCATTATGCATCGCTTTGTGGCTAAACCACCGAACAACAATGTGGAAGAAGAACTGGTAGAGCCTAGCAGTGGACTTTTCGGTTACCGGGAGAAAGAATTCATCGAAGACGACGTGATGGAGCTGGACGGACTGCAAGAGCACGGCGTATCGTTCGCCCTGCCGGAAGActacaaagaaaagaaatgtttcGCGTGCCGGAAGCGGTTCATGTTTTCCGAAACGTACGCCCAACATTTGACCGAATGTTTGCTGTACAAGCTGACCGAGGCGATCCGTTCACTGTACCACATCATGTACCTGCGAGAGCAAAGCGCCATTTCAGCCTTCGAATTTATCCGACGAGCCGTATTTACGGTGCGCAAATGCAACCGGTTGGTGCAGTCGTACGACGGCGAGCTGGATGAAGATGTTGCGGCTGGAGAAACGGTAGACACCGGCAACGATAATATAGATGTACCGGGAATGGGTACAAAATCACCTACCGAATTCCTGCCGGCTCAAGCTTACACAAGAGTTGAGCTTGATTCACTAAGCGACAGTGGCTCGTCCGGTTCACCCAAAACTAAACCAACGTTACCAGATCCAACACACTTTTACCGCACGGGTATGAACAATCATCAGCTGCTGTCTGCTGGAAGTATGATGGGACAGCATCCAATCGTACTGCGTACGCCGGAATCATTCGTATTGCATACGAACGTAGATATTATCAAAAATCGACTCACCAAAAGTGGCCCCGAAGAGGTGAACGAAAGCAACGTTAGTGATCGTTACAAAACGATCAAATGTAAGCAGTGCGAGGCACGGTTCTGTACGATTTCCCATCTGGACGAGCACACGATCAAGGTACACCAGCGACGTGTGTGA